A region of Hippoglossus stenolepis isolate QCI-W04-F060 chromosome 7, HSTE1.2, whole genome shotgun sequence DNA encodes the following proteins:
- the hs3st1 gene encoding heparan sulfate glucosamine 3-O-sulfotransferase 1, producing the protein MAAMLLGLLLFAIQSPPIPSRPMADQGPPSPPISTPADNGTTGHPNGTVQQLPQIIIIGVRKGGTRALIEMLSLHSAVAAAQNEVHFFDWESHFEKGLPWYLSQMPYAFPDQLTVEKTPAYFTSSVVPKRIHQMNPDIKLLLILRDPTERVLSDYTQVFYNRLQKHKRYQPIESVLVKDGEINLGYKALNRSLYYVHMQNWLQYFPLESIHVVDGDELIRDPFPEMKKVERFLKLEPQINASNFYFNKTKGFYCLRDHGRERCLHDSKGRAHPHVTPVILQKLYQFFHEPNKKFFELVGRTFNWK; encoded by the coding sequence ATGGCAGCCATGCTCCTTGGGCTGCTGCTCTTTGCAATACAGTCTCCCCCCATCCCCTCGAGGCCGATGGCTGACCAGGGCCCACCCTCACCTCCCATCTCAACGCCCGCCGACAACGGGACCACCGGCCACCCAAACGGCACCGTCCAGCAGCTTCCTCAGATTATAATCATCGGGGTGAGGAAGGGGGGGACGCGGGCACTGATCGAGATGCTCAGCCTGCACAGCGCGGTGGCGGCGGCTCAGAACGAGGTGCACTTCTTTGACTGGGAGAGCCACTTCGAGAAGGGCTTGCCCTGGTACCTCAGCCAGATGCCCTACGCCTTCCCCGACCAGCTGACGGTGGAGAAGACGCCGGCCTACTTCACCTCCAGCGTAGTCCCCAAACGCATCCATCAGATGAACCCTGACATCAAGCTGCTGCTCATCCTCAGAGACCCCACGGAGCGCGTGCTCTCGGACTACACCCAGGTCTTTTACAACCGCCTGCAGAAGCACAAGCGCTACCAGCCCATCGAGTCCGTGCTGGTGAAGGATGGCGAGATCAATCTGGGATACAAGGCTCTGAATCGCAGCCTGTACTATGTGCACATGCAGAACTGGCTGCAGTACTTCCCGCTGGAGAGCATTCACGTGGTGGACGGGGACGAGTTGATCAGGGACCCCTTTCCAGAGATGAAAAAGGTTGAGCGATTCCTTAAGCTGGAGCCGCAGATAAACGCTTCCAATTTTTActtcaacaaaacaaagggaTTCTACTGTTTGAGGGACCACGGGCGAGAGAGGTGTTTACACGACTCCAAAGGCAGAGCTCACCCTCACGTGACGCCTGTCATCCTGCAGAAACTCTACCAGTTCTTTCACGAACCCAACAAGAAGTTCTTTGAGCTGGTGGGTCGGACATTCAACTGGAAATGA